The Temnothorax longispinosus isolate EJ_2023e unplaced genomic scaffold, Tlon_JGU_v1 HiC_scaffold_357, whole genome shotgun sequence nucleotide sequence cgaATGAAAATATTTGGAATATCAAAGTTCTTCTTTCTCGTTCCAGGAGTCTTCGCAATTGCGCCGAGACTATAGTCATCAATCCATCTACCTCATCCTGTTTGTTGTCTGGAAGTGGTAACGTTGGCAATTGCACATTAGGAATTGCGCTAATTGCAGTAATTGCATCTGCAATTTTATCGAGTGCAGAGGTTGACGCTGTGCCACCCGTCGACACGGTcgctaaaaaataaagaaataagtaaataatacatttgaaatatataacaaataaataatacatttgttttgagcattttaatataaatatacattaaaaaccaaaaaatgcTTACCATTTTGTCGTCTTTTTGGAATGGGTggtatattttcttcattttcgtCACCAAGAAGATTATCACTTGTtctgtaattgtaatatttatgtttatatagtttaaatatatgataaacttaatataataacacaatACAATTAGTTTCAGATAATGtagtatatacttttttctataaattgtaTCACGCAAAAAATCCATTCTATCGAAATGCTTCCACTTTCGCTTTGAAGTAGGACGTGCTGCTCCACTTGGCAATTTCTCCTTGGCTAGCTCACGAGAGTAACTATCTCGTAGCGTCTTCCATTTTTTGGCGGCTTGTTTCGGGTCTAAACGCCCTATAAGGATACGTAAAACATTTGagtaaaaaactattttaatcacaaggatgattacacacacacacacacacacacacacacatgtatatacatacgtatatgcgtatgtatgcatgtatgtatgtatgcatgtatgtatgcatgtatgtatgtatgtatgtatatattgtatat carries:
- the LOC139824404 gene encoding uncharacterized protein codes for the protein MESTASSEITLVNTCGVCEEIVEESLVPTHKCLEGFDTYCFDKNRYFYPMCDDGKIIRRSAMNNGKEDIILDETSQYEESTMVDNSSESTDIDELLIEEVSKHEVLYNYSIPVQQRNRTVTTETWTEISKALEGRLDPKQAAKKWKTLRDSYSRELAKEKLPSGAARPTSKRKWKHFDRMDFLRDTIYRKKTSDNLLGDENEENIPPIPKRRQNATVSTGGTASTSALDKIADAITAISAIPNVQLPTLPLPDNKQDEVDGLMTIVSAQLRRLLERERRTLIFQIFSFVNDKISNI